A single window of Methanomassiliicoccales archaeon DNA harbors:
- a CDS encoding pyridoxamine 5'-phosphate oxidase family protein yields the protein MTVKLPEEVAALLNDPKSVKVLTTVAADGTPHSIRVGSMGAPAPNLISVGAVLMKTSNANLQATKKANKQICILVNSEMKAFLVTATVKDNLTSGPLFDGTNAALKPLGLSASAVWTFEPTGVWDESANYNAGKKIA from the coding sequence ATGACAGTCAAGCTCCCAGAGGAAGTCGCTGCGTTGTTGAACGATCCGAAGTCCGTCAAGGTCCTGACCACGGTCGCCGCCGACGGAACGCCCCACTCGATCCGCGTCGGAAGCATGGGCGCACCGGCCCCCAACCTGATATCCGTTGGCGCCGTGCTCATGAAGACCTCCAACGCCAACCTTCAGGCCACAAAGAAGGCCAACAAGCAGATATGCATACTCGTGAACTCGGAAATGAAGGCCTTCCTGGTCACCGCCACCGTCAAGGACAACCTGACCTCCGGACCGCTGTTCGACGGCACCAACGCCGCATTGAAGCCCCTCGGCCTCTCGGCAAGCGCTGTATGGACCTTCGAGCCGACGGGCGTTTGGGACGAGAGCGCCAACTACAACGCTGGCAAGAAGATCGCTTAA
- a CDS encoding AAA family ATPase: protein MTFIVAVAGKGGVGKSTLSALLIKVIAERTRTVVMAIDADPNSNLGDKLGMKVEHTIGELREDLLRKADELSAGLSKHELVRYQMEMAKVEGSNFDLLTMGRPEGRGCYCYINNILRTFIDEAMDAYDYVVIDNEAGMEHLSRRTTKRMDVLLIVSDATKLGVETGKRIMALAKGMEIEVGRSVLVVNRVQGTVADAVRLEIDAAGFGSVVYLPFDRKVEEMAVTGSPVVQLDTYSQFYRAVNELASTLK, encoded by the coding sequence GTGACCTTCATCGTGGCCGTCGCCGGCAAGGGAGGAGTGGGCAAGTCCACCCTGTCGGCGCTCCTGATCAAGGTCATCGCCGAACGGACCAGAACGGTGGTGATGGCCATCGATGCCGATCCGAACTCCAACCTCGGCGACAAGCTGGGCATGAAGGTCGAGCATACCATCGGCGAACTGAGGGAGGACCTTCTGCGCAAGGCCGATGAGCTGAGCGCAGGCCTCAGCAAGCACGAGCTGGTCCGTTACCAGATGGAGATGGCGAAGGTGGAGGGCAGTAACTTCGACCTTCTCACGATGGGACGGCCGGAGGGCCGCGGCTGTTATTGTTACATCAACAACATCCTGAGGACGTTCATCGATGAGGCGATGGACGCATACGACTATGTGGTCATCGACAACGAGGCCGGCATGGAGCACCTCTCCCGACGGACCACGAAGAGGATGGACGTGCTGCTGATCGTTTCCGACGCCACAAAGCTCGGCGTCGAGACGGGAAAGAGGATAATGGCCCTGGCCAAGGGTATGGAGATCGAAGTTGGCCGCAGTGTGCTGGTGGTCAACCGGGTCCAGGGGACGGTGGCGGACGCGGTCAGGCTGGAGATAGACGCCGCCGGATTCGGCTCGGTGGTCTACCTGCCGTTCGACAGGAAGGTCGAGGAAATGGCTGTCACCGGCTCTCCGGTGGTCCAGCTTGATACCTATAGTCAGTTCTATCGCGCCGTCAATGAGCTCGCCAGCACTCTGAAGTGA
- the acsC gene encoding acetyl-CoA decarbonylase/synthase complex subunit gamma — protein MPTAIEIFKHLPKKNCGECKHPTCLAFAMQLANQKAKLEDCPYVSDAGKQALAASSAPPIRLVKVGTGKATLEMGDETELYRHDKKFFHPVRYSIIVPDTLAENDVVSRVQKANAMRFERVGQIMALDMVCVRNDSKDTARFVATVEKVSSSTELPIILASEDPAAIKAACLRISAKVPLISAATKANLTEMAAVAKEFKCPLVVRESNLNDLADMVAKVKLAGIEDIVLDFAPGTLKELIEKSTVIRKLSVKKTFRGLGYPLLVNAPAGNRGVTMGLISTMKYGSIVVFEELLPQMAIPLFVLRQNIYTDPQVPIQVKPGLYPIGNPTEDSPILFTTNFSLTYFTVLGDIDKSKVPVWLQVVDCEGLSVLTAFAAGKLTSEGVVHDMDRSGARTKSKKNVLIIPGMVARMSPKLAELTGMKIVVGPKESSGLPKMLKSLE, from the coding sequence ATGCCGACCGCCATCGAGATCTTCAAGCACCTGCCGAAGAAGAACTGCGGAGAGTGCAAGCACCCCACCTGCCTGGCGTTCGCCATGCAGCTGGCCAACCAGAAGGCTAAGCTGGAGGATTGCCCGTACGTCTCCGACGCTGGAAAACAGGCGCTCGCCGCATCGTCCGCACCGCCGATCCGTCTGGTCAAGGTAGGCACCGGAAAAGCGACGCTGGAAATGGGCGATGAGACGGAACTGTACCGCCACGACAAGAAGTTCTTCCATCCGGTCCGTTATTCCATCATCGTCCCGGACACATTGGCCGAGAACGATGTGGTCTCCAGGGTCCAGAAGGCCAACGCCATGCGCTTCGAGCGCGTGGGTCAGATCATGGCCCTGGACATGGTGTGCGTCAGGAACGATTCCAAGGACACCGCCAGGTTCGTGGCGACGGTGGAGAAGGTCTCGTCCTCGACCGAACTGCCGATCATCCTGGCCAGCGAAGACCCGGCGGCCATCAAGGCGGCTTGCTTGAGGATCTCGGCAAAGGTCCCGCTCATATCTGCCGCCACCAAGGCCAACCTGACCGAGATGGCCGCGGTGGCCAAGGAGTTCAAGTGCCCCCTGGTGGTCAGGGAGTCCAACCTGAACGACCTGGCCGACATGGTTGCCAAGGTGAAGCTGGCGGGGATCGAGGACATCGTCCTGGACTTCGCTCCCGGCACTCTCAAGGAGCTGATCGAGAAGAGCACCGTCATCCGCAAGCTCTCCGTCAAGAAGACGTTCCGGGGCTTGGGATATCCTCTGCTGGTGAACGCTCCGGCCGGGAACCGGGGGGTCACCATGGGCCTGATCTCGACCATGAAATACGGGTCGATCGTGGTGTTCGAGGAGCTCCTGCCCCAGATGGCCATACCTCTGTTCGTGCTGCGCCAGAACATCTACACCGATCCCCAGGTGCCGATCCAGGTCAAACCGGGCCTGTATCCCATCGGCAATCCGACGGAGGATTCGCCCATCCTGTTCACGACGAACTTCTCGCTCACCTACTTCACCGTGCTGGGGGACATCGATAAGAGCAAGGTGCCGGTCTGGTTACAGGTCGTCGACTGCGAAGGGCTCAGCGTCCTGACGGCATTCGCCGCCGGGAAGCTCACATCCGAAGGGGTCGTACACGACATGGACAGATCCGGTGCCAGGACTAAGTCGAAGAAGAACGTCCTGATCATACCGGGGATGGTGGCACGCATGTCACCGAAGCTTGCAGAACTGACCGGCATGAAGATCGTGGTAGGGCCGAAGGAGTCGTCGGGGCTCCCCAAGATGCTCAAATCGCTGGAGTGA
- a CDS encoding acetyl-CoA decarbonylase/synthase complex subunit delta, whose protein sequence is MVEVPIPKEKWTGKIGVLELGASAEKGGSRGKKVLVGGSNGMPFLSYEGTSPNRQVIAGEVMDTTDELPKAVAEFFGDAVKDPVQWAKAWVERYHAEVICLKLLSTNPEEANASPESAAETVKRVLAAVDVPLIVYGCGQEEKDAKTLEAVSNIAPKERLLLGYAEEGHYKSISAASMANDHPLIAFSNLDINLAKQITILLTDFGVKKENIAMDPLMAGLGMGLDYSYSVNERIRLAALMGDGMLQQPMLCDSTASWKSAEASDDIVGYGDAKERGIWWEATTAIAALVSGADILVMRHPGAADIVREALDDLRGGN, encoded by the coding sequence ATGGTCGAGGTTCCAATCCCCAAGGAGAAGTGGACGGGCAAGATCGGCGTACTGGAGCTAGGCGCTTCGGCGGAGAAGGGCGGCTCAAGGGGGAAGAAGGTCCTGGTGGGCGGAAGCAACGGCATGCCCTTCCTTTCGTACGAAGGGACATCACCTAACCGACAGGTCATCGCCGGGGAGGTCATGGACACCACCGACGAACTTCCCAAGGCGGTCGCCGAGTTCTTCGGGGACGCCGTCAAGGACCCGGTCCAGTGGGCCAAGGCCTGGGTGGAGAGATACCACGCCGAGGTCATCTGCCTGAAGCTCCTGTCGACCAACCCGGAGGAGGCGAACGCATCCCCCGAATCGGCCGCCGAGACCGTCAAGAGGGTGCTGGCCGCGGTCGATGTCCCATTGATCGTCTATGGATGCGGCCAGGAAGAGAAGGACGCCAAGACGCTGGAGGCGGTCAGCAACATCGCGCCGAAGGAAAGGCTGCTGCTCGGCTACGCCGAGGAAGGGCATTACAAATCCATATCGGCGGCCTCGATGGCCAACGATCATCCGCTCATCGCTTTCTCCAACCTGGACATCAACCTGGCGAAGCAGATCACCATCCTGCTCACCGATTTCGGGGTGAAGAAGGAGAATATAGCCATGGACCCGCTGATGGCCGGTCTGGGCATGGGACTGGACTACTCGTATTCCGTTAACGAACGCATCCGGCTGGCGGCCCTGATGGGCGACGGCATGCTGCAGCAGCCGATGCTGTGCGACTCCACCGCCTCGTGGAAATCGGCCGAAGCGTCCGACGACATCGTCGGCTACGGGGACGCCAAGGAAAGGGGCATCTGGTGGGAGGCGACCACCGCGATAGCGGCGCTGGTCTCCGGGGCCGATATACTGGTCATGAGGCACCCGGGAGCGGCAGATATCGTGCGTGAGGCGCTGGACGATCTCAGGGGAGGGAACTGA